In Elusimicrobiota bacterium, the following are encoded in one genomic region:
- the pgsA gene encoding CDP-diacylglycerol--glycerol-3-phosphate 3-phosphatidyltransferase: MNIANKITLARILMVPFFIYFMIYDSFLMRLIALLIFSIASITDTIDGYLARKHGTITNFGKFIDPLADKLLVNAALISFVEIRELSIPPWMVITIISREFIITGLRSLAASKDVIIPATLSGKFKTTFQMIAIVFILFILVINSALAKYFNIEYTAYPLLKLTPFILMFITTILTLISGLSYIFKHKYLFNEKQ, from the coding sequence ATGAATATAGCGAATAAGATAACTTTAGCGAGAATTTTAATGGTCCCGTTTTTCATATACTTTATGATATATGATAGTTTTTTAATGCGGTTAATAGCATTGTTAATTTTTAGTATTGCTTCAATCACAGATACAATTGACGGTTATTTAGCCAGGAAACATGGAACTATAACTAATTTTGGAAAATTCATAGACCCGCTTGCAGACAAACTTTTAGTTAATGCCGCATTGATTTCATTCGTAGAGATAAGAGAACTATCCATACCGCCGTGGATGGTAATAACGATAATTTCAAGAGAATTCATTATTACCGGATTAAGGTCCCTGGCTGCATCAAAAGACGTAATAATACCGGCTACGCTCTCCGGAAAATTTAAGACAACATTTCAGATGATAGCGATTGTTTTTATACTTTTTATTTTAGTTATAAATTCAGCGCTTGCTAAATATTTTAATATTGAATATACTGCATATCCCTTGCTTAAGCTCACACCTTTTATCTTAATGTTTATTACTACGATACTTACGTTGATTTCCGGCTTAAGTTATATTTTTAAGCACAAGTATCTTTTCAATGAAAAACAATAG
- a CDS encoding phosphatidylglycerophosphatase A yields MEKLLKYFIKFFATGFFVGYIPIAPGTFGTILAAGIWWILPKPVFYIVFIFLLLVSVFVCGEAENIFGIVDDKRIVIDEIIGYFIAVLFLPKTYFVLLSTVILFRFFDIVKPFFIKSVQKYKGSAGILADDILSGIITNLIVIITIKIFSI; encoded by the coding sequence ATGGAAAAATTGCTGAAATATTTTATTAAGTTTTTTGCTACAGGTTTTTTTGTCGGATATATTCCAATAGCACCAGGAACCTTCGGAACCATATTGGCAGCAGGGATTTGGTGGATATTACCGAAACCGGTTTTCTATATTGTGTTTATTTTTCTATTGCTTGTTTCTGTTTTTGTATGTGGTGAAGCGGAAAACATATTTGGAATAGTAGATGACAAACGTATTGTAATTGATGAAATTATCGGTTATTTCATAGCAGTTCTTTTTCTGCCCAAAACATATTTTGTTCTATTAAGCACTGTAATTCTATTTAGGTTTTTTGATATTGTCAAACCATTCTTCATAAAATCGGTACAAAAATACAAAGGAAGCGCCGGAATCCTTGCAGATGATATTTTATCCGGAATCATTACAAATTTAATAGTAATAATAACAATTAAAATCTTTAGCATTTAA
- the xerD gene encoding site-specific tyrosine recombinase XerD, with the protein MEHNDLLNSFISYISVEKGLAKNTVISYKRDIEKYFIYLKKHFLDFLNVTEENITDYLWERKLEKKSVQTVFREQESIKSLYKFLFIEGYIKQNPAGQLKSPRLEKYLPDTLSIEEVDKLLSTPDIKKIKGLRDKAILETLYATGMRVSELTELKISDVNFEVGFIKCFGKGSKERIVPIGSKAIESINSYLNKRKKTDNKMLFLNPSDNKISRISVWEIIKKYAKIAGITKKISPHTLRHSFASHILERGADLRTIQEMLGHASISTTQIYTHIDKKFLKNQHNKFHPRG; encoded by the coding sequence ATGGAACATAACGATTTACTTAATAGCTTTATTTCATATATATCGGTAGAAAAGGGGCTAGCCAAAAATACTGTTATATCTTATAAACGGGACATAGAAAAATATTTTATTTATTTGAAAAAACACTTTTTAGATTTTCTTAATGTTACCGAAGAAAATATAACTGATTATTTATGGGAAAGAAAACTTGAAAAGAAATCTGTACAGACAGTTTTTCGTGAACAGGAATCAATAAAAAGTTTATATAAATTTCTTTTTATTGAAGGATACATTAAGCAAAATCCGGCAGGACAGTTAAAATCACCGAGATTAGAGAAATATCTGCCTGACACATTGTCAATTGAGGAAGTCGATAAACTCTTATCAACGCCTGATATTAAGAAAATCAAGGGTTTACGGGATAAGGCAATATTAGAAACGCTTTATGCAACCGGAATGCGGGTATCTGAACTAACTGAACTGAAAATATCGGATGTTAATTTTGAGGTTGGTTTTATTAAATGTTTTGGTAAAGGTTCAAAAGAAAGAATCGTTCCAATCGGTTCAAAGGCAATTGAATCTATAAATAGTTATTTGAACAAGCGAAAAAAAACCGACAATAAAATGCTTTTTCTAAATCCGTCTGATAACAAAATATCAAGAATTTCAGTTTGGGAAATTATTAAGAAATATGCAAAAATTGCCGGAATAACAAAAAAGATAAGTCCGCATACATTAAGACATTCCTTTGCGTCGCATATCCTGGAAAGAGGGGCAGATTTACGTACGATTCAGGAAATGTTAGGACACGCATCAATCTCGACAACTCAAATCTATACACATATTGACAAAAAATTCCTTAAAAATCAGCACAATAAATTTCATCCGAGAGGATAA
- a CDS encoding MBL fold metallo-hydrolase — translation MKILKIPVGFLEANCYVVFDEKTKEAVVIDPGDEGEKIISAIKGNKLKPLVIINTHSHFDHIGANHIIMERMNIKVFVPEKDSEERTFGSINIRFYFTPGHTSDGICMLIENHLFSGDTLFLSSIGRTDLEGGDTAELLKSIKEKILILSKDTIVHPGHGYETTVEKEIKNNPFLQE, via the coding sequence ATGAAGATATTAAAAATACCCGTTGGATTTCTTGAGGCTAATTGCTATGTTGTTTTTGATGAAAAAACAAAAGAAGCTGTAGTTATTGACCCGGGTGATGAAGGTGAAAAAATTATATCAGCAATAAAGGGAAACAAATTAAAACCTCTTGTAATAATAAATACTCACAGTCATTTTGACCATATCGGTGCAAATCACATAATAATGGAAAGAATGAATATAAAGGTATTTGTTCCTGAAAAAGATAGTGAAGAAAGAACTTTTGGCTCAATTAATATAAGGTTTTATTTTACCCCGGGACATACTTCAGATGGTATTTGTATGTTAATTGAAAATCATCTTTTTTCAGGTGATACGCTCTTTTTAAGTTCTATAGGGCGAACAGATTTAGAAGGAGGAGATACTGCCGAACTCTTAAAATCAATAAAAGAGAAAATTCTTATATTATCAAAGGATACAATTGTTCATCCGGGTCATGGATATGAAACAACAGTTGAAAAAGAAATAAAGAATAATCCGTTTTTACAAGAGTAG
- a CDS encoding outer membrane lipoprotein carrier protein LolA, whose amino-acid sequence MKKFLSIIFVLLTTNTYFLLAENIDDILKRMEEADSKIADLSFSFKQEILVTITLEKSNILGEAVFKKPDLFKIEHKEPEKQVVISDGKKIYFYQKEFNQVMIDDWKSLSQKGSFPKGIFNFTSTIPDLRKNYNISLIENGTEPVAKYYVILLELKEKQPQSTKIRLWVSKESYLAEKTEIKTETITSTVVISGIKTNKGIKDSFFRFKIPKGVQIITSPF is encoded by the coding sequence ATGAAAAAGTTTTTAAGTATAATTTTTGTTTTATTAACCACTAATACATACTTTTTATTAGCTGAAAATATTGACGATATATTAAAAAGAATGGAAGAAGCAGATTCTAAAATTGCTGATTTGTCGTTTTCTTTCAAACAGGAAATATTAGTTACAATCACCCTTGAAAAATCAAATATTTTAGGAGAAGCTGTTTTTAAAAAACCGGACTTGTTTAAAATTGAACATAAAGAACCTGAAAAACAAGTTGTTATATCTGACGGAAAAAAGATATATTTTTACCAAAAAGAATTTAATCAGGTTATGATTGATGACTGGAAATCGCTTTCCCAAAAGGGTAGTTTTCCGAAAGGTATTTTTAATTTTACATCAACCATTCCTGACCTTAGGAAGAATTATAATATTTCACTTATAGAAAACGGAACTGAACCGGTTGCAAAATATTATGTAATTCTGCTTGAATTAAAAGAAAAGCAGCCGCAAAGCACAAAAATAAGGCTTTGGGTTTCTAAAGAAAGCTATCTTGCGGAAAAAACGGAGATAAAAACTGAAACAATTACATCGACAGTAGTTATATCAGGCATTAAAACGAACAAAGGTATTAAAGATTCTTTTTTCAGATTCAAAATACCAAAAGGCGTACAAATAATAACATCACCCTTTTAA
- a CDS encoding DUF4115 domain-containing protein produces the protein MDIGSKFKEQREKLGLSLEEISAKTLINVKYLKAIEENRFADIPTEVMKLGFFSNYSNTLGLNTDEIIAEYKKNNPSKEQTSITSVKVNCASHSRRFKFKVAPAFILVFSLVFIYGFFKIIYPLLKSEKTETVEQQAVKKNQLEIRTSENVWIRVRDGENPVFEGIMPPNTVKIFESSERFSLRIGNMVGIAVFFNGAPVELSKDKLIGEIKLP, from the coding sequence ATGGATATAGGATCTAAATTTAAAGAGCAGCGTGAAAAATTAGGATTATCTTTAGAAGAAATATCTGCAAAAACTTTAATCAATGTAAAATATCTTAAGGCTATTGAAGAGAATAGATTTGCGGATATTCCGACAGAAGTTATGAAGCTCGGATTTTTTAGTAACTATTCTAACACTTTAGGTCTTAATACTGATGAAATAATTGCTGAATATAAAAAGAATAATCCGTCAAAAGAACAAACTTCAATTACCTCGGTAAAAGTTAATTGTGCTTCACATAGCAGGAGATTTAAGTTTAAGGTAGCGCCAGCGTTTATTCTTGTATTTTCACTTGTTTTTATTTATGGTTTTTTTAAGATTATTTACCCGTTGTTAAAATCGGAAAAAACTGAAACAGTAGAACAGCAAGCTGTTAAAAAAAATCAACTTGAGATTCGGACATCTGAAAATGTCTGGATTAGAGTCAGGGATGGAGAAAATCCGGTTTTCGAAGGGATTATGCCGCCTAATACAGTAAAGATATTTGAATCAAGTGAAAGGTTCAGTCTGAGGATAGGTAATATGGTCGGAATAGCAGTATTTTTCAATGGTGCACCGGTTGAACTTTCAAAAGATAAACTTATAGGAGAAATAAAATTACCATGA